GGCTTAACTCTCTAGGCGTTactccatttttataaagatcgtAAGGCTTAACTCTCTAGGCGTAactccatttttataaagatcgtAAGGCTTAACTCTCTAGGCGTTactccatttttataaagatcgtCAGGCTTAACTCTCTAGGCTTAactccatttttataaagatcgtAAGGCTTAACTCTCTAGGCGTAACTCCGTTTTTATAAAGATCGTAAGGCTAAACTCTCTAGGCGTAACTCCGTTTTTATAAAGATCGTAAGGCTTAACTCTCTAGGCGTTACTCCGTTTTTATAAAGATCGTAAGGCTTAACTCTCTAGGCGTAACTCCGTTTTTATAAAGATCGTAAGGCTTAACTCTCTAGGAGTAACTCCGTTTTGGGCGTAAGCTGCTTTTCAATAACAATACCGTAAGGACATTTACAGCATAGATTCTGTTCGTAACATTATGGTTGTACACGAGCACTCGTAAGACGGGGTCctgattttttattaaactttgcCGAGTTAAACCATCAGGCAATTAGTAATTTTGCGTACTTTGACGTTGGTTGAAAATCCACCAATGAACACACATAGCTGACCTCTGCCATTGGTTAAGATATGCACATTAAGATATCTAAGCTCCAGAGTAGTTTAAATGATCTTAAAAGTAACATGTATGAGCTCTGTTATTGGTTGCAAAAGtaacaaacatttatcatgTATTCAGTTGCAAATTATAAACTATGGTTTCAAATTTCGTTGTTGACAAAGTAAGCAATTTAACCCATTATTTATTTCcgattttatttagtttataaaaatgtaaaacaacagAACAACAAAGAAACTTTCTCCAGCACAACTTTCATTGAAAGCCCCCGTAACGATGGTATCATCTGAAAAGAGATATAGACCATCATGCTACACTCGTTCAAACATCCTTCCATGTCTTTAGCAATGAATCAAAGAAATTCtactattaattttaataattgtatataataagGATTTAAACAAAGGTGCATATATTGTTAGTCTATACAAATCAATACCGTTGAGTGTATCCCCTGAGCTACAATCGAAACGGCCAGTAGAGGATTAATAACCACCGCTAGCACGATGACTAGATCCGTATCCACTGCTTCCAATACCATGTCCGCTAGTGAGTCCGCTACCGTATCCGCTTCCGCCACCATATCCACTCGTGTATCCGCTTCCACCACCATATCCACTTCCATATCCGCTTCCGCTACCATATCCACTCGTGTATCCGCTGCCGTATCCGCTTCCGCCACCATATCCACTTCTTCCATATCCGCTTCCGCTACCATATCCACTCGTGTATCCGCTGCCGTATCCGCTTCCGCTCCCGTATCCACTACCAAGTCCGCCTATGCTACCATATCCGCTCCCGTGTCCGATTCCACCACCATATCCACTCGTGTATCCGCTCCCGTATCCACTTCCGCTCCCGTATCCACTACCATATCCGCCTATGCTACCATATCCACTCCCGTATCCGCCTCCGTGACGGCTTCCCCCACCATATCTTCTGCCGTATCCGCTTCCCCCACCATATCCACTAAGGTATCCACCGCCACTACCATATCCACTTCCGTATCCACTACCATGTCCGCCTATGCTACCATATCCACTCCCATATCCGCTTCCAGTACCATATCCGCTTCCATATCCCATGCCGGATAGGCTACCATATCCGCTCCCGTATCTGCTGCCGTATCCGATTCCACTACCGGATCCATGTCCGCCCCCGTGTCCCGTGTGGCCTCCGTGCCTTCTGTATCCGCCGCCTGAAAGACCGTACGTTGAATAACCCTGACCGTTCACGGCCACGATTGAAACAACCGCAAGGAGTAGAATATACAAGGCGCTCATTTTGATCTGAAAatgattcaacatttttatttcgtttGAAAATAAACGCAGGGCAAAAGAATGAGGACACTTTCACTaattatatattacaaataacacCGTAATCAAAAGGTTAAGACTATTGTCGacgataaaaaatataattcgaACCCCATTTTTGCAAGTGCTTTGACACAAAAAGTGACGCATGATTgtgtgaataaaacatttttcaatcaaCGAACACTAACGAACATTAAGAAAACGTATGATTTGCCTTCTTCAAAGGAAGAGTAAAAAAAACAGCCACCAAGACTGTTCGCCAAATCTCCGATTTGTTTAAATTCGAGCATATTAAGGATGCTTCAATATAGATGGAAAAATATTAGTTAAGATTTCATTCCTCGAAATGTTTCATATTAGACTGTCATAAATCACACATATATTGCAATCCATTTATCACCGAATTAATTTACCTGCAACTGTTAAAATGTCCGTATATCTTAAAAGTATAGTACGAAAGCGTTTGCATCGTGCTGCGTTtcttatttatacaaattttagaacATACTTTGCACTCTGTCATCGTTTAGAATAGTTCCGTCTCTCTTCCACCTTGAACAACGCTCAGTGATtcttttaaccaatgaaatttGATGTTATAGACTCATTCCATCATTTAGAACGCAAGATCGTGTCCTATTACTTTTGTATTTTAGCAGATTAGTTAGTATTCAGAATAGAATTGATCACCTCGAATTTTATATTTCGTTTACAATGattattgttataattgataggaattaattgttaatttctgttttgaaTCGGTAAACAAAACAGAGAATTAATCACGTTTGGTCTATTGTTGTGGTGCAAGACCACCAGAAATCATATAGAGATGactgtttacaaaaaaatcacataaaGATTGTTCAATGAGTATGCCGTTTTTCATGAATTGGTTACCTAATTAGATTGTTCATTACgaaatgcattaaatgtttgCAGGTATTACACATAGATGACGATTATTGGATGATGAATTGCTATCGTaggtaaaataatgaaaagaaaaaaacaattgtcaCTGTATCTATCATAGCTTTGTTGTTGTCTGCATCCTCGTGCGATGATGTCGTGAATCGTTCAACTCTGGCTTTCATGTTTTACTTGTTTGACTGAGAAACAAACAGAAGAACATTGGCGTTTGCTCTGTTGAAGTTTTGTTTAAGGTGTATAACAcgcattttaatcatatttgtaATATCTAATATAAATGGATAAAGGCTGGGCGTCGGTGtattacatgtgtatgtgcgggggtcgggggggggggggtcgctTGTTAATAAAATTAGAATTATAGCCGTTCATTATGTCACAGAATCAACTATTtagtaaatgtatttattaattcataACTGTTTTCAAATATCACAACACTCAAATATGATGGAATTTATTTACAGCCTCAATCATTTTTACATGGCTTAGATTTGCTAAAGAGATGGTTCATAGTGGTATCTTTAACTTTCTTTGGACTTTTAATAACAgccttttggtatttttatataCCAACACActaaaaaattaacatttctttttaactaGCTGTAGATACGTATTACACAAGAATATTTTTCTGTGAGGTGGAGAAATACTGTTTTAATGACATCAATATAAAAACGAATGAATGAAACATATTGAAGATAAATGTTAAGACATGATgcttttaacataattataaaaatcatataaaattatattaaaaaacaataggCAACAGTTATCTAAGGGAAGGAGGAATGATTTTTAACCTTTGGACAAGTATTGTAATATTTgaagttgtttaaaaatgttttcaaaaggCTTTTTTGTgtccatttaaggaatgaattgcggggttgatgtcattatcggtgtATGAACGCtgttgggctggtcaaagtgtgtggagtccgataATCAAGTGCTGAgagcttagttatgtaaggacgccatatttaactatatacatttttataaggAATTCTTCCTCAAAAACcagaaggcaagtactcttcgAAGTAGTGCCATTATATCCACGGCTTATATGAGATTCCagcaattcattgagtctatctgcccaactagctgcaggaaacattttaattttacgaattttctttaaaataacacACCATTAAATTCAGGATGAGCAGTACTGTCAGTAATTAACGATTTaggactactattgtacttgcatgtaatataataatgaccatttacaaagtttgagaaagttttccttaattgatGATATTCCGTTATAAGTTTTTCCGTCgaaagtttactgcgagagctgatttGTTATCTGTGCATATTCTAGtgaatcttatcaactgtgtaaaaaaacacaccatatgatggtgaactaggaacatctccatctGAAGAAGTAtaattagttattttaaaattgaaatgatcataattatcataaagattgaaattctatttattttttaaactccAAGATTAAACcataataattgattacaaAGAAGCATTTTGGTAAGTCACCACTCATGCTTAGAATCTATCCCTACTAAGAGACCTTATTCCTTTCTCTAGAGGCGGTATGGAATTCCGGACAAGACCATTCTTTGACCAGCATATCTTCAtatccttgaaaattcctctagAGCTTAAGCAACTAGGCTGACTTTATTAACAATACATTTGTGTtttacggggggggggggggggggtgtattTAAGTGCCTGGATGGAAAAAGGCATTAACTTGACTGCACCTAATTTCTTTTATCCTGTTTGCCTTGAGCAATGTTAAGcactaaatgaatgaatgactgattcatgtattttcaattaagaCAAGGACAATCAATGGGTTATAAACAAGTTTTTAGCCGATAATattaagcaaaaataaatgtgcaCTACATCAATCAACATTCTTCATCATGTATGTAGTAAGTTTTGTTAAACTGATtgtaaaattgcatttaacgAAACGCTCGCATATAACCTTTAAAGAGCaaaaaatatgtgtgtataGATTCACAACACAGACCAATAATAGACATCAGATAAAAAGATATTATCTCAAAGCCGCGCCCACAAAAGGCAAGAAACAAACTCATTTGTGAATAAAACAggataatttatttgttttaaggaaCCAAATTACGTCACATAATGCTACAGTGTTGataattttccataaatgtgtttgtgaaaaaaataaaattttcgtACACCAATCCTTCCTTCCCTTAAAACTGTGCCAACAAAGGTATATATCATAATTGGATAATAGATATATGAACAATTATAaccacaaaatataattattagaGCTTTTATATCCAACGTTCGTAAGTCGTTTTAAAGAGAAACGTAAGTCGTTGTCACGAGATACAAAGTCGTTTGAACGAGATACGAAAAGCAAGACGTACCGGGTATGCAAACTTCGTATATACACACGAACCTTCGGTTAATACATCTCAAATAGTATATTTATCAGCCAGCTACTTATtctaatttaatatttatctatttttccTATTTTGAGCTGGCCACATTGCTACGTGACCTTTCCATT
This genomic stretch from Mya arenaria isolate MELC-2E11 chromosome 10, ASM2691426v1 harbors:
- the LOC128206364 gene encoding keratin-associated protein 6-2-like is translated as MSALYILLLAVVSIVAVNGQGYSTYGLSGGGYRRHGGHTGHGGGHGSGSGIGYGSRYGSGYGSLSGMGYGSGYGTGSGYGSGYGSIGGHGSGYGSGYGSGGGYLSGYGGGSGYGRRYGGGSRHGGGYGSGYGSIGGYGSGYGSGSGYGSGYTSGYGGGIGHGSGYGSIGGLGSGYGSGSGYGSGYTSGYGSGSGYGRSGYGGGSGYGSGYTSGYGSGSGYGSGYGGGSGYTSGYGGGSGYGSGLTSGHGIGSSGYGSSHRASGGY